ATGCACATGTGGAGAGTAGGTCGAGCATATGCATCTATAAAACTACGTGAAATAGACGGTATATATGGAGGAGAGCTTGCCGGACATTATTATTTCAGGGATTTTTATTATTCTGATTCGGGAATAATGGCTTGCCTTATAATTCTAAATGTAGTTTCAAAACTAAAAAATAAAGGAAAAAAACTTTCAGAAGCAATATCCGAAATTGTTGGTTATGAAAATTCAGGAGAAATTAATTTTCGCATTGAAAACAAAAAGCAAGCAATGGATGCTATAAAAGATCATTTTATAAATATTGAGAAACCATTGGAATTTTATGACTTTGATGGTTACCGTATTGAATATAAAGACTGGTGGTTTAATGTAAGACCATCAAATACAGAACCATATCTCAGGCTTTTAGTTGAAGCAACAACAACCGAATTGTTAAATGAAAAAGTATCTGTAATTAAAAATATATTAACAGATTTTATATAAAAAGAACAAGAATTACAATTTGCTGAAACAAAGAACATTATATGTGTATGTGTGTTTATTAATAATTTATAATATTTTGAAATATATTTTGTTTTAATATCAAATTAGTAAAAAGTAATTATTATTAGTATTTTTGTGAAAATTATAATTGCATGGAGTTTACAGCCAAAAGTATTGCAGAAATATTAGACGGAAAAGTAGATGGCAATCCCAATGTGGTGGTTAGTAATGTTTCGAAAATAGAAAACGGGGAAAAAGGCACCCTTTCTTTTCTCGCAAATCTAAAATATTCAAAATATATTTATTCTACAAATGCATCAATAGTAATTGTAAATAAAAATTTTGTTCCTGAAAAAAATATTGACAGCACTTTAATCAGAGTGGATGATGCTTATCAGGCATTTGCCTCATTGCTTGAATTTTATAACCTTCAAAGACAAAATGTTGTTGGAATTTCAGATCAATCATTTGTTGATGAAAGCGCAAAATTAGGCAAGGATGTTTATGTTGGAGCATTTGCATATATCGGCAAGAATGTTGAAATAGGTAATAATGTTAAAATTTACCCTCAGGTATATATTGGCGAAAATGTTAAAATTAAAGATAATACAATATTAAATCCGGGAGTAAAAATTTACAGGGATTGTAAAATTGGAGCTAACTGTATTATTCATGCTTCTGTAATAATCGGCAGTGATGGTTTTGGTTTTGCTCCAAAAAACAATTGTGATTATATAAAAGTACCGCAGGTTGGTGATGTTGTTATTGAAAACAATGTTGAAATTGGTGCAAATACAACAATTGACAGAGCAACATTAGGGTCAACAATAATCAGGGAAGGAGTAAAGTTAGATAATTTAATACAGGTTGCTCACAATGTCGAAATAGATAAATATACTGTAATAGCTGCACTATCAGGGATTTCCGGTTCAACAAAAATAGGGAAAAATTGTATGATTGGTGGACAGGTAGGATTCGTGGGACATGCAAAAATTGCAGACAATGTAAAAATTGCCGCACAATCAGGAATAGGTGGTGATATTAAAAAAGAGGGAATAATATTACAAGGCTCTCCTGCTTATAATATTTATGATTATCAAAAATCATTTGTAATATTTAAACAATTACCGGATATTGCAAAAAAAATAATTAATTTAGAGAAAGAAATTGAAGAATTGAAAAAGAAATTAAAATAACATTTCAATCTTAATTCTCTATTATTATTCCTATTTCATCTTTAAACTTCTTTTTCAGTCCATGCAATAATAGATGCTGGTAATATATGGGCAAACAGTATCAATGATACAACTAACACAACATTTAAAGCTGTGCCAATTATTGCAAACGATAGTAATAAAAATAATACAATTATTGTGAAAATTCCATAAGCATATCTTAGCGATTTGCTTGTTAATGCAATTTCCCTTTCATCTAACTTCTTTAATGGTTTATGAATAAATCTCCATAATCCTGTTTTCAAATAAGTAAATACAAAACCCACAA
The sequence above is a segment of the Bacteroidales bacterium genome. Coding sequences within it:
- the lpxD gene encoding UDP-3-O-(3-hydroxymyristoyl)glucosamine N-acyltransferase; translated protein: MEFTAKSIAEILDGKVDGNPNVVVSNVSKIENGEKGTLSFLANLKYSKYIYSTNASIVIVNKNFVPEKNIDSTLIRVDDAYQAFASLLEFYNLQRQNVVGISDQSFVDESAKLGKDVYVGAFAYIGKNVEIGNNVKIYPQVYIGENVKIKDNTILNPGVKIYRDCKIGANCIIHASVIIGSDGFGFAPKNNCDYIKVPQVGDVVIENNVEIGANTTIDRATLGSTIIREGVKLDNLIQVAHNVEIDKYTVIAALSGISGSTKIGKNCMIGGQVGFVGHAKIADNVKIAAQSGIGGDIKKEGIILQGSPAYNIYDYQKSFVIFKQLPDIAKKIINLEKEIEELKKKLK